A section of the Petrimonas sulfuriphila genome encodes:
- a CDS encoding helix-turn-helix domain-containing protein, whose translation MESLIIVRKEDLRELLKEMIPITNVADPIDEQKDYFSLDEGLSYINERGLTISKSTLYKKTADREIPFQRWGGKKIVFLRDELDQWISKQLSGKEDKVSEITKSVADSARRKERG comes from the coding sequence ATGGAAAGTTTGATAATAGTTAGAAAAGAAGATTTAAGGGAATTACTCAAAGAGATGATCCCGATAACAAATGTAGCTGATCCAATTGATGAGCAAAAAGATTATTTCTCTTTAGATGAGGGTTTATCTTATATCAATGAAAGGGGTTTAACTATTTCGAAAAGCACTCTTTATAAGAAGACAGCTGACAGAGAGATTCCATTCCAAAGATGGGGCGGTAAAAAGATTGTGTTTTTACGTGATGAACTGGATCAATGGATAAGCAAACAGTTATCAGGAAAAGAGGACAAAGTAAGCGAGATCACTAAAAGCGTGGCTGATTCGGCACGCAGAAAGGAAAGGGGGTAA